One genomic region from Desulfobacterales bacterium encodes:
- a CDS encoding segregation/condensation protein A produces MQEERYSVKLEDIFEGPMDLLIHLIRKNEIDIYDIPIAMITRQYLEYLDWLKFMNIDFAGEFIVMAATLTQIKSRMLLPTHGYEDEDIDPRSEITKPLLEYLRMKSMAEELSKRHLLGDSTFVRTPDLKEYLSDTDDRFVKIGLFELIDAFQKILENLPGDHKIDFSTDRISVKDRITEIIDVLEAKGSVTFTELFPATSTKSDIIVTFLAILEMVKLYLIRIVQHSQTGIIRLFYL; encoded by the coding sequence ATGCAGGAAGAACGCTATAGCGTCAAACTGGAAGATATCTTCGAAGGTCCCATGGATCTCCTGATCCATCTCATCAGAAAAAATGAGATTGACATATACGACATTCCCATTGCAATGATTACCCGGCAGTATCTGGAATACCTTGACTGGCTGAAGTTCATGAACATCGATTTCGCCGGCGAGTTTATTGTTATGGCAGCCACGTTAACACAGATAAAATCGAGAATGCTTCTGCCGACCCATGGATATGAAGATGAAGATATCGACCCCCGTTCGGAAATTACCAAGCCGCTGCTGGAATACCTCCGGATGAAATCAATGGCGGAAGAACTTTCCAAAAGACACCTGCTGGGGGATTCCACATTTGTCCGGACGCCCGATTTAAAGGAATACCTGTCGGACACGGATGACCGGTTTGTCAAGATCGGGCTGTTTGAATTAATTGATGCGTTTCAAAAGATTCTTGAAAACCTCCCCGGAGATCATAAAATAGACTTCAGCACCGACAGAATTTCCGTAAAAGACCGGATCACTGAAATTATCGATGTTCTGGAAGCCAAGGGGTCGGTTACGTTTACGGAGTTATTTCCCGCAACCAGCACAAAAAGTGATATTATCGTTACCTTTCTGGCAATCCTGGAAATGGTAAAACTTTATCTCATTCGGATCGTGCAGCATTCACAGACCGGCATTATCAGGCTATTTTATTTATAA
- the lysS gene encoding lysine--tRNA ligase yields MDKNKPSDVIENRRQKLADLIHMDVELFPNDTKVSDTVLEIKHAIEKESIDVAEKTPVFCVAGRLMAINRFGKTAFVRFRDRTGQLQAYIRKDQVGEKIYELFQQIDVGDFVGLKGSVFQTKTGEWTLLAQEVKLISKTLRPLPEKFHGLKDHEKRYRQRYLDLIMNPHVRDIFIKRSQIIQAIRVFLLKRDFMEVETPMMQTIPGGAEATPFKTHHNALGMDLFLRIAPELYLKRLVVGGFERVFEINRSFRNEGISTQHNPEFTMLEFYQAYADYHDMMDLTEEMFPAIARELIGSDSITYQGDTIELGKKWQRMALTTALERIGGIDPELLKAKNKEGLLAFAADKGIHITKNGRWGKIVTKLFDALVEPHLIQPTFITGYPVEVSPLSRRNRETPDLTDRFELFIAGREIANGFSELNDPNEQKERFQQQVEDREAGDEEAHYMDLDYIEALEYGMPPTAGEGIGIDRLTMLLTDAASIREVILFPHMKPLAKDSSSD; encoded by the coding sequence ATGGATAAAAATAAACCAAGCGATGTCATAGAAAATCGCAGGCAGAAACTTGCCGACTTGATACATATGGATGTCGAGCTTTTTCCGAATGACACCAAGGTTTCCGATACGGTTCTTGAAATTAAACACGCTATTGAAAAAGAGAGCATTGACGTTGCCGAAAAAACGCCTGTTTTCTGTGTGGCCGGTCGTCTGATGGCGATCAACCGGTTTGGGAAAACCGCTTTTGTGCGTTTCCGCGACCGAACCGGACAGCTTCAGGCCTACATTCGAAAAGATCAGGTCGGTGAAAAAATCTACGAGCTTTTCCAGCAGATCGACGTCGGCGACTTTGTCGGCCTGAAAGGATCGGTGTTTCAAACAAAGACGGGTGAATGGACCCTGCTGGCCCAGGAAGTCAAGCTGATCAGCAAGACCCTCCGACCGCTTCCGGAAAAATTTCATGGCCTGAAAGACCACGAAAAGCGTTATCGCCAGCGATACCTTGATTTGATTATGAATCCCCACGTGCGTGATATTTTTATCAAGCGGAGTCAAATTATACAGGCCATAAGGGTATTTCTGCTCAAAAGGGATTTCATGGAAGTGGAAACACCCATGATGCAGACCATTCCGGGTGGCGCCGAAGCAACCCCCTTTAAGACCCACCACAATGCACTGGGAATGGATCTTTTTTTAAGGATCGCACCTGAACTCTATCTCAAACGTCTGGTGGTGGGGGGGTTTGAAAGGGTTTTCGAGATTAACAGAAGTTTCCGCAATGAAGGGATTTCCACCCAGCACAATCCTGAATTTACCATGCTGGAATTTTACCAGGCTTACGCAGATTATCATGACATGATGGATTTAACGGAGGAAATGTTTCCCGCCATCGCTAGGGAGTTGATTGGTTCGGATTCAATCACCTATCAGGGAGATACAATAGAATTGGGGAAAAAGTGGCAGCGAATGGCTCTGACAACAGCGTTGGAAAGAATAGGCGGGATTGACCCCGAGCTTCTTAAAGCCAAGAATAAAGAGGGCTTGTTGGCATTTGCAGCCGATAAGGGGATTCACATTACCAAGAACGGGCGCTGGGGAAAAATTGTTACAAAACTTTTTGATGCACTGGTGGAGCCCCATCTTATCCAGCCCACATTTATTACCGGATACCCGGTGGAAGTGTCCCCGCTTTCGCGCAGGAACAGAGAGACACCCGACCTGACGGACCGGTTTGAACTTTTCATCGCCGGACGTGAAATCGCCAATGGATTTTCTGAACTGAATGATCCCAATGAACAGAAAGAACGTTTTCAACAGCAGGTCGAAGACCGGGAAGCCGGGGATGAGGAAGCGCACTACATGGACCTGGACTATATTGAAGCGCTGGAATATGGAATGCCGCCTACCGCCGGAGAAGGAATCGGAATCGATCGGCTGACCATGTTGTTAACAGATGCCGCCTCTATCCGGGAAGTCATTCTCTTTCCCCATATGAAGCCGCTGGCAAAGGACAGCAGCAGTGATTAA
- a CDS encoding lipoprotein-releasing ABC transporter permease subunit, with product MSFELFIGGRYLRSKQRQAFISLITVLSMAGVTVGVMALIVVIAVMSGAEADFRSRILGLEPHVVLMRHGGLFSDYRRILERIQSVEGIESAAPYIYSQIMLRSSSGVSGAVLRGIDPESIQPGGKTNRQTSFEEVSAKLSVKNGEEKSPDAAPAIILGKELAAALGLVEGESVYLLSPRGMISPIGHVPVMRRFRVAGIFESGFYEYDQSLAYIHLQEAQQLLRMTDAVTGVGIRVKDIYKADQVAKKVVAALGFPYWARDWMQMNKNLFSALKLEKKAMFIILTLIVLVAAFNIASTLIMMVMQKTKDIAILKAMGARDQSIRKIFIFKGMVIGCVGTTMGLCLGFLGCFLLKRYKFIELPGDVYYFTTLPVKLEFLDVFLIASAAMVICFLATLYPARQASKLNPVEAIRYG from the coding sequence ATGTCTTTTGAATTGTTCATCGGCGGCCGTTATCTCAGATCCAAACAGCGCCAGGCCTTCATATCGCTCATTACCGTATTGTCCATGGCCGGCGTTACCGTCGGTGTCATGGCCTTGATTGTTGTGATAGCGGTCATGTCCGGCGCCGAAGCGGATTTCAGGTCGCGCATCCTGGGACTGGAACCCCATGTGGTTCTGATGCGACACGGCGGGCTTTTTTCAGACTATCGCCGTATTCTCGAGCGGATCCAAAGTGTTGAAGGGATTGAATCGGCTGCGCCTTATATTTACAGCCAAATCATGCTGCGTTCATCATCCGGGGTGTCCGGCGCCGTCTTGAGGGGGATTGATCCGGAATCGATTCAGCCGGGAGGAAAAACAAACCGTCAAACATCATTTGAAGAAGTATCCGCAAAGCTGTCCGTTAAAAACGGGGAAGAAAAATCGCCGGATGCCGCGCCCGCGATTATTCTGGGGAAGGAACTGGCCGCCGCGTTGGGGCTTGTGGAAGGAGAATCGGTTTACCTGCTGTCTCCCCGGGGAATGATTTCGCCAATCGGGCATGTACCGGTTATGAGACGGTTTAGGGTCGCCGGTATCTTTGAATCCGGCTTTTATGAATACGATCAGTCCCTTGCCTATATCCATCTGCAGGAAGCACAGCAGCTTTTGCGAATGACGGATGCCGTAACCGGTGTGGGGATCCGGGTTAAAGACATTTATAAGGCCGATCAGGTCGCGAAAAAGGTGGTGGCGGCGCTAGGGTTTCCTTATTGGGCCAGGGACTGGATGCAGATGAACAAGAACCTGTTTTCGGCGCTTAAGCTCGAGAAAAAAGCCATGTTTATCATATTGACCCTGATTGTCCTGGTTGCCGCTTTTAACATTGCCAGCACCCTTATCATGATGGTGATGCAGAAGACTAAAGATATTGCCATTTTAAAGGCCATGGGGGCCAGGGATCAAAGCATTCGAAAAATTTTTATTTTTAAGGGTATGGTCATTGGCTGCGTGGGCACCACGATGGGATTGTGTCTGGGATTTTTGGGATGTTTTTTATTGAAACGCTACAAGTTTATCGAGCTGCCGGGAGATGTGTATTATTTTACGACCCTTCCGGTAAAACTGGAATTTTTGGATGTTTTTCTGATAGCATCTGCCGCGATGGTCATCTGCTTTTTAGCGACACTTTATCCGGCCCGGCAGGCCTCAAAACTCAATCCGGTCG
- a CDS encoding ATP-binding protein: MLFTSLLLGSTIILQLGESASPLAPPLLLLYGLIAGIFLLSFTYAVILKYVKRGILFTYIQISIDTVVVSLIIFVTGCYSSIFSFLYLVIIIYSSMLLFRRGSMIMAALCSIQYGIMLDLEFYGILKPLNAAGVTLSAADYAGSHVLYKIMITMVACFAVAILSSLLSEEERKTKKELAAMEDHVKRVEKLAVVGEMAAGLAHEIKNPLASLTGSIQLLSEDIDYNPQHERLMQIVLREADRLSSLASNFLLFAKPPAGKTEAIDLGKVLSEVVELLDKTTKKGRDVSVTKTVTPNVWVQMDAGHLRQILWNLLLNAAEAIDGSGRIQIQLYPSKSRFACIEISDDGCGMTRETLESIFDPFFTTKPGGTGLGLSIVHSILESYNGWLEVESKINEGTTFTLKFRLIRPPT; encoded by the coding sequence GTGCTGTTTACCTCGTTGCTTCTGGGGTCAACGATTATTCTGCAGTTGGGTGAAAGCGCTTCACCCCTGGCCCCCCCCCTTTTGCTCCTTTATGGTCTGATCGCCGGTATTTTTCTGCTTTCTTTTACGTATGCCGTTATTTTAAAATACGTCAAGCGGGGAATTCTATTTACCTACATCCAGATCAGCATCGACACCGTCGTGGTGTCACTGATTATATTTGTAACAGGTTGTTATTCCAGTATATTTTCTTTTTTATACCTGGTAATCATTATTTACTCAAGTATGCTCCTGTTTCGAAGGGGGAGCATGATCATGGCTGCTCTGTGCAGCATCCAATATGGTATCATGCTGGACCTGGAGTTTTATGGCATACTAAAGCCGTTAAATGCCGCAGGGGTAACCCTGAGTGCCGCCGATTATGCCGGGAGCCATGTTCTTTACAAGATCATGATCACCATGGTGGCCTGTTTTGCGGTCGCTATTTTAAGCAGCCTTTTATCGGAAGAGGAAAGAAAGACCAAAAAAGAGCTGGCGGCCATGGAGGATCACGTCAAGCGGGTTGAAAAGCTGGCTGTTGTGGGAGAGATGGCCGCCGGTCTGGCGCATGAAATTAAAAATCCGCTGGCCTCGCTAACGGGATCGATTCAGCTTTTAAGTGAAGATATTGATTATAATCCACAGCATGAAAGGCTGATGCAGATTGTCTTGAGAGAGGCGGATCGGTTAAGTTCCCTTGCCAGCAACTTCCTTTTGTTTGCCAAACCGCCGGCCGGGAAAACTGAGGCCATCGATCTTGGCAAAGTCTTATCTGAAGTGGTCGAATTGCTCGACAAGACCACCAAAAAAGGTCGGGATGTTTCCGTAACGAAAACAGTGACACCGAATGTCTGGGTTCAAATGGATGCGGGGCATTTGCGCCAGATTTTATGGAATCTACTGCTGAATGCGGCTGAAGCCATAGATGGGAGCGGTCGTATCCAAATACAATTGTATCCATCAAAAAGCAGGTTTGCCTGCATTGAAATCAGCGATGATGGCTGCGGCATGACCCGAGAAACGCTGGAATCGATTTTTGACCCTTTTTTCACAACAAAACCAGGGGGAACAGGATTGGGACTTTCCATAGTCCACAGCATACTTGAGTCCTATAACGGCTGGCTGGAAGTGGAAAGTAAAATCAACGAAGGGACCACGTTTACCTTAAAATTTAGGCTTATCCGACCACCAACTTAA
- a CDS encoding site-2 protease family protein has translation MFNNFNLNHIIVMLVPLVFAVTIHEVAHGYAALRMGDDTARRAGRLTLNPLKHLDWFGSLLLPALLKFSGSPIIFGYAKPVPVNFHNFHNYRKGTLLVASAGAAANLTLALLSGACFQALLKYGPVWYDSFIRPVGMDLLMMLGYSAIINSVLAVFNLIPIPPLDGSRILAMILPAPLQKQFFRFERLGMLLIIFLLFINTLNRLMSYFLNPLIKFSLGKDGLAFIFG, from the coding sequence ATGTTCAATAATTTTAATTTAAATCATATCATCGTCATGCTGGTCCCCCTTGTTTTTGCGGTAACGATTCATGAGGTGGCCCATGGCTATGCCGCCCTTCGCATGGGCGACGATACCGCCCGCCGGGCGGGGCGGTTAACGTTGAATCCCCTTAAACACCTCGACTGGTTCGGGTCTTTGCTTCTGCCCGCTTTGCTTAAGTTTTCCGGATCACCCATCATTTTTGGTTACGCCAAGCCGGTGCCGGTCAATTTCCATAATTTTCATAATTATCGCAAAGGGACCCTGTTGGTGGCCTCGGCCGGAGCAGCAGCCAACCTGACCCTGGCCCTTCTGTCCGGCGCCTGTTTTCAGGCCTTATTAAAATATGGACCGGTATGGTACGATTCATTTATTCGTCCGGTAGGGATGGATCTTCTCATGATGCTGGGTTATAGCGCCATTATCAATTCGGTTCTGGCAGTCTTTAACCTGATCCCGATTCCCCCTTTGGACGGCAGCCGGATTCTTGCAATGATATTGCCGGCACCCCTCCAGAAACAGTTTTTTCGGTTTGAACGCCTGGGCATGCTCCTCATCATTTTCCTGCTCTTTATAAACACACTCAACCGACTGATGTCATACTTTTTAAACCCGTTAATAAAATTTTCGCTGGGAAAGGACGGCCTGGCTTTTATTTTTGGCTGA
- a CDS encoding type II secretion system F family protein: MPVFTWVGKNRNNVTQKGEMEAPSQDVVRNNLLRQKITPTKIKAKPKDLFENVAFFQPKVEKADIMLFARQFSTMIDAGLPIIQCLDILQSQQENKTFKKMLKSIKETVEGGSTLADALKKYPKEFDDLFVNMIAAGEIGGILDNILSRLAAYMEKASKLKAKVKGAMTYPIITIIIAVIVVAVIMVFVIPVFTQMFADFGGQLPLPTRICVAMSDFARKNILFVLGAVGGLVVGFKKFYATVKGRIVLDDLFLKLPVFGPLLRKVAVSKFTRTMSTMLTSGVAILDALDIVAKTAGNKTVEKAVYHVRSGISEGRTMADPLLETGVFPSMVCQMISVGESTGALDTMLGKIADFYDDEVDQAVENLTAMIEPFMMVFLGVVIGGLVVSMYLPIFQMAGMVGG; the protein is encoded by the coding sequence ATGCCGGTTTTTACATGGGTTGGAAAAAATAGAAATAATGTAACTCAGAAAGGGGAGATGGAAGCCCCGAGTCAGGATGTCGTTCGAAACAACTTGCTCAGGCAAAAAATTACCCCCACCAAGATAAAGGCAAAACCCAAAGATCTATTTGAAAATGTCGCCTTTTTTCAGCCCAAGGTGGAAAAGGCCGATATTATGCTGTTTGCCAGGCAGTTTTCCACCATGATCGATGCCGGACTACCCATTATTCAGTGCCTGGATATCCTTCAGTCCCAGCAGGAAAACAAAACATTTAAAAAAATGCTCAAGTCGATCAAAGAGACTGTTGAAGGTGGATCCACCCTTGCAGATGCCTTGAAAAAATATCCCAAAGAGTTCGATGACCTTTTTGTCAACATGATCGCAGCCGGTGAAATCGGCGGTATCCTCGACAATATTTTGTCGCGCCTGGCGGCTTACATGGAAAAAGCGTCAAAATTAAAGGCCAAAGTAAAGGGCGCCATGACCTACCCCATCATTACCATCATCATTGCCGTTATCGTGGTGGCTGTGATCATGGTTTTTGTTATTCCGGTGTTTACCCAAATGTTTGCGGATTTCGGCGGCCAATTGCCGCTTCCGACCCGGATATGTGTGGCCATGAGCGATTTTGCAAGGAAGAATATTCTTTTCGTCCTTGGTGCTGTTGGCGGACTTGTGGTGGGATTTAAGAAATTTTACGCAACTGTCAAAGGTCGTATCGTGCTGGACGACCTTTTTCTCAAACTGCCGGTATTCGGGCCGCTGCTCCGCAAAGTCGCCGTCTCCAAATTTACCCGGACCATGAGCACCATGCTCACCAGCGGTGTTGCTATTTTGGATGCTTTGGATATCGTCGCAAAAACAGCCGGAAACAAAACCGTTGAAAAAGCGGTGTATCATGTCCGCTCGGGTATTTCCGAAGGCCGCACGATGGCCGACCCTCTTCTGGAAACCGGTGTTTTTCCTTCGATGGTCTGTCAGATGATTTCGGTGGGCGAATCAACCGGGGCGCTGGATACCATGCTAGGGAAAATCGCTGATTTTTATGATGATGAAGTCGATCAGGCTGTGGAAAATCTCACCGCCATGATTGAACCGTTTATGATGGTATTTTTAGGGGTCGTCATCGGCGGATTGGTTGTATCCATGTACCTCCCCATATTCCAGATGGCCGGTATGGTGGGTGGTTGA
- the trpS gene encoding tryptophan--tRNA ligase — MVKKKRILSGMRPTGPLHLGNLHGALLNWVDMQEQYDCFFFIADWHALTSDYEDTRAMGGYINEMMIDWLSAGLNPEKSTLFVQSHVKAHAELFLLLSMITPVPWLERNPTYKDQIVQLSNKDLSTFGFLGYPVLQAADIIMYKADGVPVGMDQVPHVEITREIARKFNFLYGNVFPEPEAILTKTPKILGIDRRKMSKSYQNAIFLSDAPDVIASKVAGMITDPQRARKSDPGNPDVCNVFEFHKVYSDKETVDRINTECRSAQIGCVECKQIMAQNLTKALEPIRQQRAHYEARPDLVADIIASGCLKATAVSQETMAEVRAAMRL; from the coding sequence ATGGTAAAAAAGAAACGGATTTTAAGCGGCATGCGCCCCACCGGACCGCTGCACCTGGGCAATCTGCACGGCGCTTTGCTGAACTGGGTCGACATGCAGGAACAGTATGACTGTTTTTTCTTTATTGCCGACTGGCATGCGTTGACCAGTGACTATGAAGATACCCGCGCCATGGGCGGCTATATCAACGAAATGATGATCGACTGGCTCAGCGCCGGACTGAATCCGGAAAAGAGCACCCTGTTTGTGCAGTCGCACGTTAAGGCCCATGCCGAGCTGTTTCTGCTGCTTTCCATGATTACGCCGGTACCCTGGCTGGAGCGCAACCCCACCTACAAAGACCAGATTGTTCAGTTGAGCAACAAGGATCTTTCCACCTTCGGTTTCCTGGGCTATCCCGTTCTTCAGGCCGCTGATATCATCATGTACAAGGCCGACGGCGTTCCGGTGGGCATGGACCAGGTCCCCCATGTTGAAATTACCCGCGAGATTGCCCGCAAATTTAATTTTCTATACGGCAATGTTTTTCCGGAGCCTGAAGCGATTTTAACCAAAACGCCCAAAATTCTCGGCATCGACCGGCGTAAAATGAGCAAAAGTTATCAAAACGCCATATTTTTATCGGACGCCCCTGATGTGATTGCATCCAAGGTGGCCGGAATGATCACCGATCCCCAGCGCGCCCGGAAAAGCGATCCCGGCAATCCGGATGTTTGCAATGTTTTCGAGTTCCACAAGGTCTATTCCGACAAAGAAACCGTTGATCGCATTAATACGGAATGCCGCAGCGCCCAAATCGGCTGTGTGGAATGCAAACAAATCATGGCGCAAAACCTGACCAAGGCCCTTGAGCCGATCCGCCAACAACGGGCCCATTATGAAGCCCGACCGGATCTTGTAGCAGATATCATTGCATCCGGCTGTCTGAAGGCGACAGCCGTCTCCCAAGAAACCATGGCGGAAGTGCGCGCCGCAATGAGATTATAG
- a CDS encoding CBS domain-containing protein: MDVAKKQSTKKRGITIITTHINADFDALASMLAAQKLYPEALVVFPGSQEKNLRNFFINSMVYLFNMADMKDIDLSSIKKLVLVDTRQPSRIGKLSDVLTRPDLEIHIFDHHPPMDNDIRGHYEAIQPTGATVSILTEMILAKGIDISPDEATIMSLGIYEDTGSFTFSSTTEKDFKAAAELLSKGANLNIISNLIAREISPEQIGLLNDMIQATTNYTINGIEIIITSVTTDNYVPDFAFLVHKMVKMENLNAIFALARMEDKVYIVARSRIPEVDVGAIVTPFGGGGHNFAAAATIKGMTLVQAEQQLLEILYKNIRSRRLAKDLMSAPAITVGADVSCKEAGNLLTRYNINALLVAEKNPGKDRLLGLISRQVIEKALYHQLDHVSVREYMTSEIAFVGPDADLSEIQEKIIENKQRILPVIDKAVIIGVVTRTDLLNVLVRQSQRAAEVSLDPMKEPLRARTRNIAKFMKERLSDRLLGVLKDIGEVAAELGVGAFVAGGFVRDLFLYRPNEDLDIVIEGDGIEFARKYAKMVGARIHSYRKFGTAVIIFPDGFKIDVASARMEYYKFPAALPIVEMSSIKLDLYRRDFTINTLAIQLNPGKFGTLIDFFSAQKDIKAKAVRVLHNLSFVEDPTRVFRAIRFEQRFGFAIGKLTSSLIENAVKMDFFKSLSGRRVFAELRLILAEENPTPSIVRLNEYNLLNVIHPRIRFDKELVDLFNSVKKAISWHDLLFLEESYMKWAVYFMALIRNFDRKTSEAVCLRFELAPRYQQFFCKDRMEANRCLKWLEQRKSISNSLLYQKLCGFKVELILYMMAATRYERVKKHISYFYTHLRPVQISITGKELKEMGLEPGPIYREILYAVRYARLNGQLKSRSDEIEFVKDYVQ; the protein is encoded by the coding sequence ATGGACGTGGCAAAGAAACAGTCGACAAAAAAAAGAGGGATCACCATCATTACCACGCACATCAATGCCGACTTTGATGCCCTTGCCTCCATGTTGGCCGCACAGAAACTCTACCCGGAAGCCCTGGTGGTCTTTCCGGGTTCCCAGGAAAAAAATCTTCGAAATTTTTTTATTAATTCGATGGTTTACCTGTTCAACATGGCCGACATGAAAGATATCGACCTGTCTTCAATAAAAAAGCTGGTTCTGGTGGACACCCGGCAACCCAGCCGTATCGGCAAGCTGTCTGACGTTCTGACTCGGCCGGATCTGGAAATACACATATTCGATCATCATCCACCCATGGATAATGATATCCGGGGCCATTACGAAGCGATTCAACCCACCGGCGCAACGGTCAGCATTCTGACCGAAATGATTCTGGCAAAAGGGATCGACATTTCACCGGATGAAGCCACCATTATGTCCCTGGGAATCTATGAAGACACCGGTTCTTTCACATTCAGCTCGACGACCGAAAAGGATTTTAAGGCCGCCGCCGAATTACTGTCAAAAGGGGCGAATCTGAATATCATATCCAACCTGATTGCCAGGGAAATCAGTCCGGAGCAGATCGGGCTGCTCAACGATATGATTCAGGCAACGACGAATTATACCATCAACGGCATTGAAATTATCATTACCAGTGTGACCACGGATAATTATGTGCCGGACTTCGCTTTTCTGGTCCACAAAATGGTTAAAATGGAAAACCTTAATGCGATTTTCGCTCTGGCGCGCATGGAAGACAAGGTATACATTGTGGCCAGAAGTCGGATCCCGGAAGTGGATGTGGGAGCGATTGTCACTCCCTTTGGCGGCGGCGGCCACAATTTTGCCGCTGCTGCGACCATTAAGGGGATGACGCTGGTCCAGGCCGAACAACAGTTGCTTGAAATTCTTTATAAAAATATACGATCCCGGCGTCTGGCAAAAGACCTGATGTCGGCGCCCGCCATAACCGTCGGCGCCGATGTCTCATGCAAAGAGGCCGGCAATCTGCTGACAAGATATAATATCAACGCCCTGCTGGTTGCCGAAAAAAACCCTGGCAAAGACCGGCTGCTGGGACTTATCTCCCGCCAGGTTATTGAAAAGGCCCTTTACCACCAGTTGGACCATGTCTCTGTGCGGGAATATATGACATCGGAAATCGCCTTTGTGGGACCGGATGCGGATCTTTCCGAAATACAGGAAAAAATAATCGAAAATAAACAGCGGATTCTGCCGGTCATCGACAAAGCGGTGATTATCGGCGTGGTTACCCGCACCGACCTGTTGAACGTCCTGGTGCGTCAGTCCCAGCGGGCGGCTGAAGTATCTCTTGATCCCATGAAAGAACCCCTGCGCGCACGCACCCGCAATATAGCAAAATTCATGAAAGAACGGCTCTCGGACCGGCTGCTCGGTGTTCTCAAAGACATCGGCGAAGTTGCCGCTGAACTTGGCGTGGGCGCTTTTGTTGCCGGGGGATTTGTCCGGGACCTGTTCCTTTACCGACCCAACGAAGATCTTGACATCGTCATCGAAGGCGATGGGATTGAATTTGCAAGGAAATACGCTAAAATGGTGGGGGCGCGGATCCATTCATACCGCAAGTTCGGCACGGCTGTGATTATCTTTCCGGACGGATTCAAGATCGACGTCGCTTCCGCCAGAATGGAATATTACAAATTTCCGGCAGCCCTACCCATCGTGGAAATGAGTTCCATCAAGCTGGATCTCTATCGCCGCGATTTCACCATCAATACCCTGGCGATTCAATTGAACCCCGGAAAATTCGGCACGCTCATCGATTTTTTTTCTGCACAAAAGGACATCAAGGCAAAAGCTGTCCGTGTATTGCATAACCTCAGCTTTGTGGAAGACCCCACCCGCGTTTTTCGTGCCATTCGATTTGAGCAGCGATTTGGATTTGCCATCGGCAAGCTCACCTCCAGCTTAATCGAAAATGCCGTCAAAATGGATTTTTTTAAAAGCCTGAGCGGACGACGCGTTTTTGCCGAACTGCGCCTGATCCTGGCCGAAGAAAACCCGACCCCGTCCATCGTCCGGTTGAATGAATACAATCTCTTGAATGTGATCCATCCCCGCATACGGTTTGACAAGGAGCTGGTCGACCTGTTCAATTCCGTTAAAAAGGCCATCTCCTGGCATGATTTGCTTTTTCTGGAAGAATCCTATATGAAGTGGGCCGTTTATTTTATGGCGCTGATCAGAAACTTTGACAGGAAAACATCGGAAGCAGTCTGCCTGCGGTTTGAACTGGCTCCCCGTTATCAGCAGTTTTTCTGCAAAGATCGCATGGAAGCCAATCGCTGTCTCAAGTGGCTTGAACAAAGAAAGTCCATCAGCAACAGCCTGCTCTATCAAAAACTTTGCGGCTTTAAAGTTGAACTGATTCTTTACATGATGGCCGCCACCAGGTATGAACGGGTTAAAAAACATATTTCTTATTTCTACACGCACTTGCGTCCTGTTCAAATATCGATAACCGGCAAGGAATTGAAAGAAATGGGTCTTGAACCCGGTCCGATTTACCGGGAGATTCTATATGCGGTGCGCTACGCCAGATTAAACGGCCAGTTGAAATCCAGAAGCGACGAAATCGAGTTTGTTAAGGATTATGTTCAATAA